The stretch of DNA CAGAGCTTTGACATCACTCATGCGGTCGGCACATTGGCCGAGCAGGGTGTGCTCGATACGGAGGCTACCCTGACCATCTTGGCGGCGCGGACGTTTGATCCCGAATCCCGGCCGAGCGTCGGGCAGATCGCAATCGTCCAGCAGTAATGTTTCTGTTTGTTTAGATATAGGAGGGAATACCAGTGAGCTCTTTAGACCGTCGGACATTCCTCAAGGCCGTCGCAGCAATCCCATTTGCTGTATGGTTAAAACAAAATGCCCTCGCTCAAACGAGTCCTTCATTCGTACGTTACAACGTGAACAGCTCGCAGGGACAGGCGATGTTGGCAATCTATGCGGAGGGTGTCTCTAAAATGAAAGCTCTATTTGAGAGCGACCCCCTCAGCTGGACGTTCCAGTGGTATATCCATGCGGTGCGCGGCGATCGTACTAAGACGGCGGAGCTCAACCGGATCTATCCCGCGGCCGCAGGACCAGAACAGGTGCTGGCAAGCACCGTCTGGAGCACCTGCCTGGCACACTTCGACAGCACCAAGCGGTCGTTCTTCCTCCCATGGCATCGCATGTACCTCCTCTGGTTTGAGAGGATCATACGCAAACTCACGAACCAACCCCAGTTTACTTTGCCCTACTGGGACTATTCGGAAGCAGGACCAACGCATGGGATCATCCCAGAAGCGTTTCGAGCATCGACTAGTTCGCTATTCATGCCAAACCGAAACTCATCGGTCAACGCAGGCAACCCAATCGACGCAGCAAGTCCTGGATCGCTCGACACGACAGCCCTTTCCCAGTGCAGCTACGATCAGCAAGGCGCAATCCCGGGGTTTTGCCGAATGCTCGATTCTGGACTACACGGAAATGTGCATGTCCTCGTCGGCAACAGGACAAACATGGGGTCAATACCCTGGGCAGCGCGGGACCCAATCTTTTGGCTGCACCATTGCAACATCGATCGGTTGTGGGCAAGCTGGAATAAAGGTGGCCGTAAGAACCCAAGCAGTACAGCGTTTCTTAACACGACATTTACCTTCGCCGACGACAAGGGACAACAGGTGGTGGGGAAGGTGAGCGAGATGCTTTCCATTTTGCGTCTGGGCTACAACTACAGCTATTACAACCCGGTGCCATCGTGTCAGCAGCCAAGCACGGCCCAGACAAAATCGGAGCCACTCACGGCCCAGACAAGATCGGAGCTAAGCACAGCTCAGGAAGAATTGGACTCGCGCACGGCTCAGGAAGAATTGGAGCCACGCACGGCTCAGGAAGAATCGGAGCCAAGCATGGCTCCGGAAGAATCGGAGCCACGCACGGCCCGGGAAGAATTGATGCGAAAAGCCACGCGCGTGCTTGCTGCTGCTGCGCCTGTGCGGCTTGCGTCCGAGCATGTACGGGCCCAGCTGATGCCCGATGCGTCTGATGCCCCTGGGGCTGAAAGGGCTTTCGACAGGCGGATACGTAAATTGGCGCCGAGTACAGGCGTGTACCTCATTCTTTCCAATCTGCAAACAGTCGCACAGCCGAACGTCCTCTATGATGTGTACCTCGCGCCCTCCGAGGAGGCAGCGGCAAAACCACATGCGAGGCGCCGAGTCGGAACAATTAATTTCTTTGACGCCGAGAGCCATGGTGAGCACGCTCAATCCGGCGCAAACGACGAACGCTTCATCAGCCTCGAGGTTACGGGCCGCGTACGTCGCTTGCAATTGGAAGGGCGGTTCAAGAAGGCCGAACCATCGGTGATCCTCGTTCCCGCAGGTGAGCCCGCACCCGACGCGACACCTATTATTGGGTCGATGGAACTCGTAGTCCAGTAGGCGATCAAAATCACGGGTTCACTCGTGAAGGAATTTGGTTCGAGTTGAACGTTGGAAAACGATAGATTGGCTGTAAATGTTGCTTGCCATCCTTGCGGCGTGTCGTAGGGCCTAGAACATTCTGCGCCCATATGCATCGGATGCACCACCCGCGTCAATGGGGCAGGTCGGCCATACATCGTGACTCAACGTGGATGGTCCTCGGTCTGTCACGGGGTTGCGCAAGTGCAGAGGCCGAAGAAAGCCCCTGAGGCCACTGAACTGCGGAAGTTAGGTTAGACCAGCAGGCCTGCAAGGAGTCCGACGAGTATCGCGAGACCGACCCAGACGTGGCTTCGGAACATATCAAATGCCTGAGCCTGTGTAACCGGCCTTCGCAGCTGGCCGACCTGGAATAGAAAAAATACCGCCACGCCCAAGAGACCCGCATAGTATGGCCATTCCAGCTGGGCGAACCATCCTGCTGCGGTCAAGAACGTCAGCATGATCCCGAACGCTAAGCCCACTCCTCGATGGACGGAAGACCCGAAGTAGAGGGCGGACGACTTGACTCCAATGCGTCGATCATCCTCCTGATCCTGGATCGCGTAGATTGTGTCATAGGCCAATGCCCATGCGACCGTTGCTCCAAAGAGACACCATACCGGTGCATTCAATTGTCCTCGCACCGCAGCCCATGCCATGACCGTTCCCCAGCCAAACGCAATGCCAAGCATGGCTTGAGGGATGTGGATCCATCGTTTGGAGTATGGGTAGAGGGCTGCGAGAAAGAACGCGATTGGCGCGAGCCAGGTCACGATAGGCCGAAGGAAGAACAGGAGGCTTGCCGCCACGACAAGGAGTAGGGCCAGTAGTATAGTCGCCTGGCGTCGCGATACCTCACCTGAGGCCAGGGGACGAGTTTTGGTACGAGTGACCTGCTGGTCGAATGATTGATCCGCCAAATCGTTCATGATCACACCCGCGCTCCGCATTAAGAACGATCCGCCGATGAAAATCGCTAATAGGTGGGCTGGGGGAATTCCGCGGGCGGCCAGTACTAACCCCCACATCGTGGGCAGCAGTAGGAGATAGGTACCGGTCTGGTTCGGCAGCCGGATCAATCGGGCAAGAGCAGACCAAGGAATCTCCGAGGAAGCAGAGGATGATACCGCCGGATTGGACATGAGGCGACCTTAGCCCAGGGCAAACAGGCTGTCAATGCGTCATCTCCGGTTGTGACGTCCGGGCGAATTCGGTATAACCTCAAGGTGAACAAGCTGCAACCCATGCTGATCCTCAATTTTTCGCCATGGCGACGCTTCATCTCTTTCTATCTTGTGATGGCACTCGCCCTGTCAAGTGTTGGCTGTTCCTTACTCAAGCGGGGGAAGGAGCCGGCCAATTCCCAACCGATTCCCTTAAGACCGGTCATCTGGTTCTCTCCGAGCGTAACCACGGCTGAGGTGCCATACCTCGATGGTTGTGGGGAGGCGAGATCGTTCGCTCTGGCGGACATGCTTGTCGCCTCTGTCCCTAAGAAGTTGACGGAAGTGTTTACCGGCGTCACGACCCAGGCTCAGACTGATGATACCATCGCGTCGGATGGCGTGATTGAGGTCGGAGTAGGACTCAGGCGGATGGAGCTTGCGGCTTCAAAGAAAACGCAAGGAACATACCCGGCGACGGCCACGGTGGGAATCGAGATGGCGTTCTTGGCAAAGGAGCGAACGGTGCTCTTTAGTAAGAAACTCGAAGGTGCCGGCCGTGGTACGGTGAAGGTCGGGGAACAGCCGTGTCAGGTAGTGGGGTTGGAGGGGATTGTCCAGGACGCGATCGATTCGGCGAACAACGAGTTGGTTCAACAGATCGCGCAATCCGTGCAGATCCGAGAATACGCGTCTCAAAGAGGCGCTGGGGCTCCAATGGCGGCACCGGCAACAGGAGCCGCGACGTCGCTTTCTACAGCGGTCGAGACTGCGGCGGAACCGCCGCAGGCCGCTTCCACCACAACGGCTCAGCTGAGTTTCCGTGCCATCATACGGGATGAGAATCGAGACCAATTCCTTCAGCCGGACGAATCCCTCACGATCGAAATCGAAGTGAAGAACGAGGGAACGGGAGAAGCAAAGGACGTGACCGTCACGGCTGAAGGAAAAGCTCAGCTGGCTTCCTTGTTTCCCCCGGAAGTCCACATCGGCATCCTCAAACCGGGAGAGAGCAAACGCACCTCGATCACCCAACGGGTGACGGCATCCCAAGAAGACCCTCATGGAGAATTGACGTTGAATGTGCGGACGAGCAGTCCGGTGGCGTCCGTTCCCCCGCCCAAGACATTCACGTTTGGAGTCAAACCAAGAGGCATCGACCCGCTGTTGGTTCCGGATGTCGACAACATGCCGAATTCGTTGCCGGCGTTTACTCAGCCGAAAGCCGTCATTATTTCGATCGGTGTCGGGACGTTTCGAGACGCACAGGTCCCAGCGGTCAAGTATGCCCGCCATGATGCGGAAGTCATGGCCGAATATTTGCGCATCATCGGCGGTGTCCCTGGCGAACGCATACGAATACTGCTCGACCGACAGGCTCTCGTACGGGATTTGGAAGACACGTTTGAACGATGGCTTGGAAAGAAGGTGGACCGGGAGACCGTTGTCTATGTATTTTTTTCCGGACGAGCCCTGGTGGAGGCAGGGACCGGTGCGATCTCGCTCGTGCCGTATGATGGGACACTCTCCGGGGCAAATCAGCTCTATTCCCTCGTCCGGCTACAGGAAGTTCTCTACCGGCTTCCGATCCGACGGGCTATTCTGATGTTCGACGTCTCGATGGATCCCTCTCCAGGTGCCGCCCTTGCCGACATCCCCTCGCCTGCCTGGGA from Nitrospira sp. encodes:
- a CDS encoding tyrosinase family protein; this encodes MSSLDRRTFLKAVAAIPFAVWLKQNALAQTSPSFVRYNVNSSQGQAMLAIYAEGVSKMKALFESDPLSWTFQWYIHAVRGDRTKTAELNRIYPAAAGPEQVLASTVWSTCLAHFDSTKRSFFLPWHRMYLLWFERIIRKLTNQPQFTLPYWDYSEAGPTHGIIPEAFRASTSSLFMPNRNSSVNAGNPIDAASPGSLDTTALSQCSYDQQGAIPGFCRMLDSGLHGNVHVLVGNRTNMGSIPWAARDPIFWLHHCNIDRLWASWNKGGRKNPSSTAFLNTTFTFADDKGQQVVGKVSEMLSILRLGYNYSYYNPVPSCQQPSTAQTKSEPLTAQTRSELSTAQEELDSRTAQEELEPRTAQEESEPSMAPEESEPRTAREELMRKATRVLAAAAPVRLASEHVRAQLMPDASDAPGAERAFDRRIRKLAPSTGVYLILSNLQTVAQPNVLYDVYLAPSEEAAAKPHARRRVGTINFFDAESHGEHAQSGANDERFISLEVTGRVRRLQLEGRFKKAEPSVILVPAGEPAPDATPIIGSMELVVQ
- the ubiA gene encoding 4-hydroxybenzoate octaprenyltransferase, which codes for MSNPAVSSSASSEIPWSALARLIRLPNQTGTYLLLLPTMWGLVLAARGIPPAHLLAIFIGGSFLMRSAGVIMNDLADQSFDQQVTRTKTRPLASGEVSRRQATILLALLLVVAASLLFFLRPIVTWLAPIAFFLAALYPYSKRWIHIPQAMLGIAFGWGTVMAWAAVRGQLNAPVWCLFGATVAWALAYDTIYAIQDQEDDRRIGVKSSALYFGSSVHRGVGLAFGIMLTFLTAAGWFAQLEWPYYAGLLGVAVFFLFQVGQLRRPVTQAQAFDMFRSHVWVGLAILVGLLAGLLV